A portion of the Juglans microcarpa x Juglans regia isolate MS1-56 chromosome 1D, Jm3101_v1.0, whole genome shotgun sequence genome contains these proteins:
- the LOC121246206 gene encoding uncharacterized protein LOC121246206: MNATNDEWGCTIEQFNPMHPPTFDGRGDATLAEDWIQDIEEILRIINCTEEQKVLYSAFKLTGEAKRWWISKRTIREAEGTEIVRWVHFKQIFLERFFPTSVRDDKAMEFTNLVHGALTVHQYAARFIELSRFAVYLIADEEKKARKFEQGQNEKIYERIVGFQIRNFSE; encoded by the coding sequence ATGAATGCGACAAATGATGAATGGGGATGCACCATAGAACAGTTTAATCCAATGCATCCTCCCACCTTCGATGGTCGGGGCGACGCAACCTTAGCAGAAGACTGGATCCAAGATATTGAGGAGATACTCCGCATTATAAACTGCACAGAGGAACAGAAGGTTCTATACTCTGCTTTCAAACTAACGGGAGaagcaaaaagatggtggatttcTAAAAGAACCATCAGAGAAGCGGAAGGGACGGAAATAGTCCGTTGGGTGcacttcaagcagatctttctGGAACGTTTTTTCCCAACCTCAGTCCGTGATGACAAGGCTATGGAGTTCACTAACTTGGTACATGGAGCTTTGACAGTACACCAGTACGCAGCTAGATTTATCGAGTTATCACGTTTTGCTGTATATTTGATCgctgatgaggagaagaaggctcGTAAGTTTGAACAAGGGCagaatgaaaagatttatgaacgaattgtgggctttcaaatccGGAACTTTTCAGAGTAG